From Rhizobium sp. NZLR1, a single genomic window includes:
- the rpsE gene encoding 30S ribosomal protein S5: protein MAQERRPQREDRQSRDERDSEFVDKLVAINRVAKVVKGGRRFGFAALVVVGDQKGRVGFGHGKAREVPEAIRKATEAAKRELIFVPLRDGRTLHHDVHGRHGAGKVLLRSAKVGTGIIAGGPMRAVFETLGMHDVVAKSTGSSNPYNMVRATFDALKHQVHPKDIAAQRGIKYATLQARRSASGNASEE, encoded by the coding sequence ATGGCACAGGAAAGAAGGCCGCAGCGGGAAGACCGCCAGAGCCGTGACGAGCGCGACAGCGAATTCGTCGACAAGCTGGTCGCGATCAACCGCGTTGCCAAGGTCGTCAAGGGCGGCCGTCGTTTTGGTTTTGCAGCACTCGTCGTCGTCGGCGACCAGAAGGGCCGCGTCGGCTTCGGCCATGGCAAGGCACGTGAAGTGCCGGAAGCCATCCGCAAGGCAACCGAAGCCGCCAAGCGCGAACTGATCTTCGTACCGCTGCGTGACGGCCGTACGCTGCATCACGACGTTCATGGCCGCCACGGCGCCGGCAAGGTTCTGCTGCGCTCGGCCAAGGTCGGTACCGGCATCATCGCCGGCGGTCCGATGCGCGCCGTATTCGAAACGCTCGGCATGCATGACGTCGTCGCCAAGTCGACCGGTTCGTCGAACCCCTACAACATGGTTCGCGCCACCTTCGACGCTCTGAAGCACCAGGTTCACCCGAAGGACATCGCAGCTCAGCGCGGCATCAAGTATGCAACGCTGCAGGCTCGTCGTAGCGCCTCCGGCAACGCCTCTGAAGAATAA
- the rplR gene encoding 50S ribosomal protein L18 codes for MASRKEALARRANRVRRHIKSVANGRPRLSVHRSSKNIYAQVIDDVAGKTLASASTLEKDLRGSLKTGADTAAAAVVGKLVAERASKAGVTEVVFDRGAFIFHGRIKALADAAREGGLTF; via the coding sequence ATGGCTAGCAGGAAAGAAGCACTTGCACGTCGTGCCAACCGCGTGCGCCGTCATATCAAGTCGGTGGCCAATGGCCGTCCGCGCCTGTCGGTTCATCGCTCCTCGAAGAACATCTACGCCCAGGTCATCGATGATGTGGCCGGCAAGACGCTTGCGTCTGCCTCCACCCTCGAAAAGGATCTGCGCGGTTCTCTGAAGACCGGTGCCGATACCGCCGCCGCTGCCGTTGTCGGCAAGCTCGTTGCCGAGCGCGCCTCCAAGGCCGGTGTTACGGAAGTCGTGTTCGACCGTGGCGCCTTCATCTTCCACGGCCGCATCAAGGCTCTCGCCGATGCAGCCCGCGAAGGCGGTCTCACCTTCTGA
- a CDS encoding adenylate kinase, giving the protein MRLILLGPPGAGKGTQAQRIVEKHGIPQLSTGDMLRAAVNAGTDVGKRAKAVMDAGKLVSDEIVIAIVSERIDQPDCANGFILDGFPRTLVQADATEAMLKAKGLGLSVVIEFRVDDDELVRRVAGRYSCAQCGSVYHDTDKVPAAEGVCDKCGSTHFKRRPDDNPETMTARLQVYYKETSPLIGYYHAKGKLKTVDGMAEIDQVTAEVENILSKL; this is encoded by the coding sequence ATGAGACTTATCCTTTTGGGGCCGCCGGGCGCGGGTAAGGGAACCCAGGCCCAGCGGATCGTGGAAAAGCACGGCATTCCGCAGCTTTCCACGGGGGACATGCTGCGTGCAGCGGTTAACGCCGGCACGGATGTCGGCAAGCGCGCCAAGGCAGTCATGGACGCCGGCAAACTTGTCTCGGATGAGATCGTTATCGCCATCGTCTCCGAGCGTATCGATCAACCCGATTGCGCCAACGGCTTCATTCTCGACGGTTTCCCCAGGACGCTCGTCCAGGCAGACGCCACGGAAGCGATGCTGAAGGCAAAGGGTCTCGGCCTGTCCGTCGTTATCGAATTCCGTGTCGACGATGACGAGCTGGTCCGTCGCGTCGCCGGTCGCTACTCCTGCGCACAGTGCGGCAGCGTCTATCACGATACCGATAAGGTTCCGGCTGCCGAAGGCGTGTGCGACAAGTGCGGTTCCACGCACTTCAAGCGCCGTCCTGATGACAACCCGGAGACCATGACGGCTCGGCTGCAGGTCTACTACAAGGAAACCTCGCCGCTGATCGGCTATTACCATGCCAAAGGCAAACTCAAGACCGTGGACGGCATGGCAGAGATCGATCAGGTGACGGCCGAGGTCGAAAACATTCTTTCGAAGCTTTAA
- the rpsM gene encoding 30S ribosomal protein S13 has product MARIAGVNIPTAKRVVIALTYIHGIGTKFAQEIVEKVGIPAERRVHQLTDAEVLQIREAIDRDYQVEGDLRRETSMNIKRLMDLGCYRGLRHRRGLPVRGQRTHTNARTRKGPAKAIAGKKK; this is encoded by the coding sequence GTGGCACGTATCGCTGGCGTCAACATCCCGACTGCGAAGCGCGTTGTTATTGCGCTGACCTACATTCACGGGATCGGTACGAAATTCGCACAGGAAATCGTCGAGAAGGTCGGTATCCCGGCTGAACGTCGTGTGCATCAGCTGACGGACGCCGAAGTCCTTCAGATCCGCGAAGCCATCGACCGCGACTATCAGGTCGAAGGCGATCTTCGTCGCGAAACCTCGATGAACATCAAGCGCCTGATGGACCTCGGCTGCTACCGCGGCCTGCGTCATCGCCGCGGCCTTCCGGTCCGCGGTCAGCGCACGCACACCAATGCCCGTACCCGCAAGGGCCCGGCAAAGGCAATCGCTGGTAAGAAGAAGTAA
- the secY gene encoding preprotein translocase subunit SecY — MASAAEQLASNLNFSTFAKAEDLKKRLWFTLAALLVYRLGTHIPLPGLNPEAYAQAFRGQSGGILGLFNMFSGGAVQRMAIFALGIMPYISASIIVQLMTSVVPALENLKKEGEQGRKIINQYTRYGTVILGALQAYGIAAGLESGQGLVVDPGWFFRVSTVLTLLGGTMFLMWLGEQITSRGIGNGISLIIFAGIAAGLPTALASTLELGRTGALSTFLILLVIIVAIGVIGVIVFVERAQRRLLIQYPKRQVGNRMFQGDTSHLPLKLNTSGVIPAIFASSLLLLPATVAGFASTSGMPGWATSIVAALGHGRPLYMVLYAALIAFFAFFYTAIVFNPKDTADNLKKHGGFIPGIRPGERTAEYIDYVLTRITMIGAIYLVFVCILPEILVSQTGIPLSLGGTSLLIVVSVTLDTVAQIQGHLIAQQYEGLIKKSKLRGGKRGR, encoded by the coding sequence ATGGCTTCTGCAGCGGAACAATTGGCATCCAACCTCAATTTTTCGACCTTTGCCAAAGCCGAGGATTTGAAGAAGCGCTTGTGGTTCACACTGGCAGCTCTCCTCGTCTACAGGCTCGGCACCCATATTCCGCTTCCGGGTCTCAATCCCGAAGCCTATGCCCAGGCTTTCCGCGGTCAGTCAGGCGGCATTCTCGGCCTCTTCAACATGTTTTCGGGCGGCGCTGTTCAGCGCATGGCGATCTTCGCGCTCGGCATCATGCCCTATATCTCTGCTTCGATCATCGTGCAGCTCATGACATCGGTCGTGCCGGCGCTGGAAAACCTCAAGAAGGAGGGCGAGCAGGGCCGTAAGATCATCAACCAGTATACCCGTTATGGCACGGTCATCCTCGGTGCGCTCCAGGCCTACGGCATCGCCGCCGGCCTTGAGAGCGGCCAGGGCCTCGTTGTCGATCCGGGCTGGTTCTTCCGTGTTTCCACCGTTCTGACGCTGCTCGGCGGCACGATGTTCCTGATGTGGCTCGGCGAGCAGATCACCTCGCGTGGCATCGGCAACGGCATCTCGCTGATCATCTTCGCCGGCATCGCCGCCGGTCTTCCGACGGCTCTTGCCAGCACGCTCGAACTTGGCCGCACCGGCGCATTGTCGACCTTCCTCATCCTGCTGGTCATCATCGTCGCGATCGGCGTCATCGGCGTCATCGTCTTCGTCGAGCGTGCCCAGCGCCGGCTCTTGATTCAGTATCCGAAGCGCCAGGTCGGCAACCGGATGTTCCAGGGCGATACCTCGCACCTGCCGCTGAAGCTCAACACGTCGGGCGTCATTCCGGCGATCTTCGCCTCGTCGCTGCTGCTGCTGCCGGCAACGGTTGCGGGCTTTGCCAGCACGTCGGGGATGCCTGGCTGGGCGACATCGATCGTCGCGGCCCTCGGCCATGGCCGACCGCTTTACATGGTGCTCTATGCGGCGCTGATCGCCTTCTTCGCCTTCTTCTATACGGCCATCGTCTTCAATCCGAAGGACACGGCCGACAATCTGAAGAAGCATGGCGGCTTCATTCCCGGCATCCGCCCGGGCGAGCGTACGGCCGAATATATCGACTATGTGCTGACCCGAATCACGATGATCGGCGCAATCTATCTCGTCTTCGTCTGCATCCTTCCGGAGATCTTGGTGTCGCAAACCGGCATCCCGTTATCCCTTGGTGGGACTTCGCTTTTGATCGTGGTTAGCGTAACTCTTGATACGGTTGCACAGATCCAGGGTCACCTGATCGCGCAGCAATACGAAGGCCTGATCAAGAAATCGAAGTTGCGTGGAGGAAAGAGGGGGCGATGA
- the rpmD gene encoding 50S ribosomal protein L30: MAKATKKAEAKTVTIEQIGSPIRRPDVQQRTLIGLGLNKMHRRRTLEDTPSVRGMIRAVQHLVRVVDEK; this comes from the coding sequence ATGGCCAAGGCTACTAAGAAGGCTGAAGCGAAGACTGTCACGATCGAACAGATCGGCAGCCCGATTCGCCGTCCGGATGTCCAGCAGCGCACGCTGATCGGTCTCGGACTGAACAAGATGCACCGTCGCCGCACGCTGGAGGATACTCCTTCCGTTCGTGGCATGATCCGTGCTGTCCAGCATCTCGTTCGCGTCGTCGACGAGAAGTGA
- the rplQ gene encoding 50S ribosomal protein L17 — protein MRHGKAGRKLNRTASHRKAMFANMAASLITHEQIVTTLPKAKEIRPIVEKLVTLGKRGDLHARRQAISQIRDAAVVSKLFDTIATRYATRNGGYLRIMKAGFRQGDNAAMAVIEFVDRDTFAKGAADKARVAAEEQAVAA, from the coding sequence ATGCGCCATGGTAAAGCCGGCCGCAAGCTGAATAGAACTGCAAGCCACCGCAAGGCGATGTTCGCCAACATGGCCGCTTCGCTGATTACCCACGAGCAGATCGTCACGACCCTGCCGAAGGCCAAGGAAATCCGCCCGATCGTCGAGAAGCTCGTCACGCTCGGCAAGCGCGGCGACCTGCACGCTCGCCGTCAGGCGATTTCGCAGATCCGCGATGCCGCCGTCGTTTCGAAGCTGTTCGATACGATTGCAACGCGTTACGCCACCCGCAACGGCGGCTACCTGCGCATCATGAAGGCCGGCTTCCGCCAGGGCGACAATGCCGCCATGGCCGTGATCGAATTCGTTGATCGCGACACCTTCGCCAAGGGCGCAGCCGACAAGGCCCGCGTCGCTGCCGAAGAGCAGGCCGTCGCCGCTTAA
- the rplO gene encoding 50S ribosomal protein L15: MKLNEIKDNEGSTHSRKRLGRGIGSGSGKTAGRGVKGQKSRSGVAINGFEGGQMPIYRRLPKRGFNNIFASDFVVVSLGRIQAAIDAGKLDAKATVDAAALKAAGVIRRPKDGVRVLADGELKAKITIVVAGASKPAVEKIEKAGGTVTQLSAPAAAE; encoded by the coding sequence ATGAAACTCAATGAAATTAAAGACAACGAAGGCTCGACCCACAGCCGCAAGCGCCTCGGCCGCGGTATCGGTTCGGGTTCCGGCAAGACGGCTGGTCGCGGCGTGAAGGGTCAGAAGTCCCGTTCGGGCGTCGCCATCAACGGCTTCGAAGGCGGCCAGATGCCGATCTATCGTCGCCTGCCGAAGCGCGGCTTCAACAACATTTTCGCTTCCGATTTTGTTGTTGTGTCGCTCGGCCGGATCCAGGCGGCGATCGACGCCGGCAAGCTGGATGCCAAGGCGACCGTTGACGCAGCTGCCCTCAAGGCGGCCGGCGTCATCCGCCGCCCTAAGGACGGCGTTCGCGTTCTCGCCGACGGCGAGCTGAAGGCCAAAATCACCATCGTCGTTGCAGGCGCCTCCAAGCCTGCCGTCGAGAAGATCGAAAAGGCCGGCGGCACCGTGACGCAGCTTTCGGCTCCGGCTGCAGCCGAATAA
- the rpsK gene encoding 30S ribosomal protein S11: MAKEAVRVRRRERKNISSGVAHVNSTFNNTMITITDAQGNAIAWSSAGAKGFKGSRKSTPFAAQMAAEDCAKKAQEHGMKSLEVEVCGPGSGRESALRALQAAGFMITSIRDVTPIPHNGCRPRKKRRV; encoded by the coding sequence ATGGCTAAGGAAGCCGTCCGCGTTCGCCGTCGTGAACGCAAGAATATCTCGTCGGGTGTCGCTCACGTCAACTCGACCTTCAACAACACGATGATCACCATCACCGATGCCCAGGGCAACGCGATTGCTTGGTCTTCGGCTGGCGCCAAGGGCTTCAAGGGCTCGCGCAAGTCGACCCCGTTCGCTGCCCAGATGGCTGCCGAAGACTGCGCCAAGAAGGCTCAGGAGCACGGCATGAAGTCGCTGGAAGTCGAAGTTTGTGGTCCGGGTTCGGGTCGCGAATCGGCTCTGCGCGCGCTCCAGGCTGCTGGTTTCATGATCACGTCCATCCGCGACGTGACCCCGATCCCGCACAATGGCTGCCGTCCGCGCAAGAAGCGCCGCGTCTGA
- the msrQ gene encoding protein-methionine-sulfoxide reductase heme-binding subunit MsrQ has product MAELSLAIPKRWQPASVWLLYAIGLLPAAWTFYLGATDQLGADPVKTFELFLGIWTIRFLIATLAVSPARELFGWNYLRYRRALGLLTFYYALMHFTVYMVLDQAMDIHAVINDVLKRPFIMFGMAGLAMLIPLAVTSNNFSIRRLGKNWIWLHRLVIIIAACGALHFALSTKILDLQQYIYVGLIIALILYRSYRPIARSRKKGQGRTRNRAMASAS; this is encoded by the coding sequence ATGGCGGAACTATCGCTTGCCATTCCCAAGCGCTGGCAGCCCGCCTCCGTCTGGCTGCTTTACGCCATCGGGCTTTTGCCGGCGGCCTGGACCTTCTATCTCGGAGCGACCGATCAGCTCGGCGCCGATCCGGTCAAGACCTTCGAGCTTTTCCTCGGCATCTGGACGATCCGTTTCCTGATCGCAACGCTTGCCGTCTCCCCTGCCCGCGAGCTCTTCGGCTGGAACTATCTGCGTTATCGCCGCGCGCTGGGCCTGCTGACCTTCTACTATGCGCTGATGCATTTCACCGTCTACATGGTGCTCGACCAGGCGATGGATATCCATGCCGTCATCAACGACGTGCTGAAGCGTCCCTTCATCATGTTCGGCATGGCCGGCCTTGCGATGCTCATTCCGCTGGCGGTGACATCCAATAATTTCTCGATCCGCCGCCTCGGCAAGAATTGGATCTGGCTGCACCGCCTGGTCATTATCATCGCCGCCTGCGGAGCGCTGCACTTCGCGCTCTCGACCAAGATCCTCGATCTCCAGCAATATATCTATGTCGGGCTGATCATCGCCCTCATCCTCTACCGCTCCTATCGCCCGATCGCGCGCAGCCGGAAGAAAGGCCAGGGGCGAACGCGCAATCGCGCGATGGCGTCGGCTTCGTGA
- the msrP gene encoding protein-methionine-sulfoxide reductase catalytic subunit MsrP — MPSYRPPKIASSEITPRQIYLRRREFLGAAALGAFGLYSTGKASAAALSAVESKYKVDEKPTPIKDVTTYNNFYEFGLDKADPAANSGDFKPLPWTIKVDGMVNKPGTFDLEALIKEFPIEERTYRMRCVEAWSMVIPWDGFPLASLLDKVEPLGSAKYVAFETVVRPDEMPGQKGFFQSLDWPYVEGLRLDEARHPLTLLAVGLYGETLPNQNGAPVRLVVPWKYGFKGIKSIVRITLSDQQPKNTWQVTNAQEYGFYANVNPAVDHPRWSQASERRIGESGFFGASRHPTLPFNGYADDVASLYAGMDLKANF; from the coding sequence ATGCCAAGCTATCGCCCACCGAAGATCGCGTCGTCCGAGATCACACCACGCCAGATATACCTGCGCCGTCGTGAATTTCTGGGCGCGGCAGCACTTGGGGCCTTTGGGCTCTACAGCACCGGCAAGGCGAGTGCTGCGGCGCTCTCCGCGGTCGAAAGCAAGTACAAGGTCGACGAGAAGCCGACGCCGATCAAGGACGTCACGACCTACAATAATTTCTATGAGTTCGGCCTCGACAAGGCCGATCCAGCCGCGAATTCCGGCGATTTCAAGCCGCTGCCTTGGACAATCAAGGTCGACGGCATGGTCAACAAACCAGGCACTTTCGACCTCGAGGCGCTGATCAAGGAATTTCCGATCGAGGAGCGCACCTATCGCATGCGCTGCGTCGAGGCGTGGTCGATGGTCATTCCCTGGGACGGCTTTCCGTTGGCATCGCTGCTCGACAAGGTAGAGCCGCTCGGCAGCGCCAAATACGTCGCCTTCGAAACCGTGGTGCGGCCAGACGAGATGCCGGGACAAAAGGGCTTCTTCCAGTCGCTCGACTGGCCCTATGTCGAGGGTCTGCGCCTCGACGAGGCGCGTCATCCGCTGACGTTGCTGGCCGTCGGGCTTTATGGCGAAACGCTGCCGAACCAGAATGGTGCGCCGGTCCGTCTCGTCGTGCCATGGAAATATGGCTTCAAGGGCATCAAGTCGATCGTCAGGATCACGCTTAGCGACCAGCAGCCGAAGAACACCTGGCAGGTCACCAATGCGCAGGAATACGGCTTCTACGCCAACGTCAACCCCGCAGTCGACCACCCGCGCTGGAGCCAGGCGAGCGAGCGGCGCATCGGCGAAAGCGGCTTCTTCGGCGCGAGCCGCCACCCCACCCTGCCCTTCAACGGTTATGCCGACGACGTGGCGAGCCTTTATGCCGGCATGGATCTGAAAGCGAATTTCTGA
- a CDS encoding DNA-directed RNA polymerase subunit alpha, whose protein sequence is MIQKNWQELIKPNKVEFSSSSRTRATLVAEPLERGFGLTLGNALRRVLLSSLRGAAVTAVQIDGVLHEFSSIPGVREDVTDIVLNIKEIAIKMDGDDAKRMVVRKQGPGVVTAGDIQTVGDIEILNPEHVICTLDEGAEIRMEFTVNNGKGYVPAERNRAEDAPIGLIPVDSLYSPVKKVSYKVENTREGQVLDYDKLNMTIETDGSITGEDAVAFAARILQDQLGVFVNFDEPQKETEEEAVTELAFNPALLKKVDELELSVRSANCLKNDNIVYIGDLIQKTEAEMLRTPNFGRKSLNEIKEVLASMGLHLGMEVPAWPPENIEDLAKRYEDQY, encoded by the coding sequence ATGATTCAGAAGAACTGGCAGGAACTGATCAAGCCGAACAAGGTGGAGTTCTCCTCGAGCTCGCGCACCAGGGCGACGCTTGTTGCCGAACCGCTGGAGCGCGGCTTCGGCCTCACCCTCGGCAATGCGCTTCGCCGCGTTCTGCTCTCCTCGCTGCGCGGCGCTGCCGTCACGGCGGTGCAGATCGATGGCGTGCTGCATGAATTCTCTTCGATTCCGGGCGTCCGCGAAGACGTGACGGACATCGTGCTCAACATCAAGGAAATCGCCATCAAGATGGATGGCGACGACGCAAAGCGCATGGTCGTGCGCAAGCAGGGTCCGGGTGTTGTCACGGCTGGCGACATCCAGACGGTCGGCGATATCGAAATCCTCAACCCCGAGCATGTCATCTGCACGCTCGACGAGGGTGCCGAAATCCGCATGGAGTTCACCGTCAACAACGGCAAGGGCTACGTTCCGGCCGAACGCAATCGTGCGGAAGATGCTCCGATCGGTCTCATCCCGGTCGACAGCCTCTATTCGCCGGTCAAGAAGGTGTCCTACAAGGTTGAAAATACCCGCGAAGGACAGGTTCTCGACTACGACAAGCTGAACATGACCATCGAAACCGATGGCTCGATCACCGGCGAAGACGCCGTCGCTTTTGCGGCGCGCATCCTCCAGGATCAGCTTGGCGTCTTTGTCAACTTCGACGAGCCGCAGAAGGAAACCGAAGAGGAAGCAGTCACCGAACTCGCTTTCAACCCGGCTCTCCTCAAGAAGGTGGACGAACTCGAATTGTCGGTCCGTTCGGCAAACTGCCTGAAGAACGACAACATCGTCTATATCGGCGACCTCATTCAGAAGACCGAAGCAGAAATGCTCCGCACGCCGAATTTTGGTCGCAAGTCGCTGAACGAAATCAAGGAAGTTCTCGCTTCCATGGGCCTGCACCTCGGCATGGAAGTGCCGGCATGGCCGCCCGAGAACATCGAAGATCTCGCCAAGCGTTACGAAGACCAATACTGA
- a CDS encoding DUF2809 domain-containing protein, translating to MRDIVQTRSQVRFLRLAALLVVIALGLALRRFGYAVDLPFVVVKYGGSAFWGAMVYLLVALFVARSRPAILAVIALVIAISVELFRLYHTPWLDAFRLTTAGALLLGRIFSLWNMLAYAIGIAAACAFDPARRVAMRSGL from the coding sequence TTGCGCGACATCGTTCAGACTCGCTCTCAAGTGCGGTTCCTCCGCCTCGCCGCCCTGCTTGTGGTGATAGCACTTGGGCTGGCGCTGAGACGGTTCGGCTATGCGGTCGATCTGCCCTTCGTCGTCGTCAAATATGGGGGCTCGGCGTTCTGGGGAGCGATGGTCTATCTGCTCGTAGCCCTCTTTGTCGCAAGGTCACGGCCGGCCATCCTTGCTGTCATAGCGCTGGTCATAGCGATCTCAGTGGAGTTGTTCCGGCTCTATCACACGCCCTGGCTCGACGCGTTTCGGCTGACGACCGCAGGGGCACTGCTGCTCGGCCGGATATTTTCGCTCTGGAACATGCTGGCCTATGCAATCGGGATCGCCGCGGCCTGCGCCTTCGATCCCGCCCGGCGGGTTGCGATGAGGTCCGGCCTTTAA
- the rplF gene encoding 50S ribosomal protein L6 — MSRIGKKPVQVPAGITATVDGQKVTAKGPKGELFFVANDEISLKLENNAVVVTPVNQSKDARSKWGMSRTMIEGIFKGVTDGFERKLEINGVGYRASLQGKNLQLALGFSHDVIYEPPVGITIVVPKPTEIVVSGINKQQVGQVAAEIREYRGPEPYKGKGVKYADERIVRKEGKKK; from the coding sequence ATGTCTCGTATCGGTAAGAAGCCCGTTCAGGTACCTGCTGGGATCACGGCTACGGTCGATGGCCAGAAGGTCACTGCAAAGGGCCCGAAGGGCGAGCTGTTTTTCGTTGCTAATGACGAAATCAGCCTCAAGCTCGAAAACAACGCGGTCGTCGTGACGCCGGTGAACCAGAGCAAGGATGCACGTTCAAAGTGGGGCATGTCCCGCACGATGATCGAAGGCATCTTCAAGGGTGTCACGGACGGCTTTGAGCGCAAGCTCGAAATCAACGGCGTCGGTTACCGCGCCTCCCTGCAGGGCAAGAACCTGCAGCTGGCTCTCGGTTTCAGCCATGACGTGATCTATGAGCCGCCGGTCGGCATCACGATCGTCGTTCCGAAGCCGACTGAAATTGTTGTCTCTGGCATCAATAAGCAGCAGGTCGGTCAGGTCGCCGCTGAAATCCGCGAATATCGCGGTCCTGAGCCCTACAAGGGCAAGGGCGTCAAGTACGCTGACGAGCGGATCGTCCGCAAAGAAGGCAAGAAGAAGTAA